The proteins below come from a single Mangifera indica cultivar Alphonso chromosome 16, CATAS_Mindica_2.1, whole genome shotgun sequence genomic window:
- the LOC123198651 gene encoding vesicle transport protein GOT1-like: protein MVSFEMNDRKKIGLGLTGFGIFFSFLGIIFFFDKGLLAMGNILFLSGVSLSIGLKSTMQFFMKRQNFKGTISFGLGFFFVVIGWPVFGMILETYGFIVLFSGFWPTLAVFIQRIPFLGWVFQLPFVRSLFDKYRGKRVPV from the exons AGATTGGGCTAGGCTTGACAGGTTTTGGcatatttttctcattcttgggaatcatcttcttcttcgatAAAGGTTTACTGGCCATGGGAAAT ATCCTCTTCTTGTCAGGGGTGTCCCTATCCATTGGTTTGAAGTCCACTATGCAGTTTTTCATGAAACGTCAAAActttaag GGAACCATCTCTTTTGGTCTTGGCTTCTTCTTTGTTGTTATTGGTTGGCCAGTTTTTGGAATGATTCTTGAGACATATGGGTTCATTGTGCTCTTCAG TGGTTTCTGGCCAACACTTGCTGTTTTCATTCAGAGGATACCTTTTCTTGGTTGGGTATTCCAGCTACCATTTGTCAGATCG CTATTCGACAAGTATCGGGGGAAACGGGTACCTGTGTA